The window TTGAGAAATGCAGCCTCTTCTCAGAGGATCCTCCTCTCAGAGGATATTACTTTCTGCCCCTTTTGCCTATTTTCAACACGGAAATCATGAAGACTATCCCGGCAAGTCCGAGGAACGACGGAATCCAGGGGGCGATTCTCGTCTCTATTTCAGGTAAGGAATCCCCTACAGACCCGGGCAAGGAATTATCTACAAAAGCTTCGACGTTTTTCTGAACCTTGAGCATTTCTTTTTCCAGGGCTAGCCCGGTTTCTGTAAGAATGTTTGATCTGGCAGTGGAAATAACGGAATTTTTTATAGCCTCAAGTTCATCCCTGTGGATAATCCTGGCACTCCCTGTCCCCTCTCCTTTGCCATTGGACTTCGATTCTGAATTTTCGGCGTTAGCAATAACTTCCGGGTCTCCGGGGTCTTCTGCTGAACCTTTTTTGTTACCGGTATTATATTTGTCGGTTTTATCAGAGTTACTACCTGTGTTTACAGAGTTTTCAGCACCATCTGAACTTCCTATACTGTCGGTAGCTTTAACATTTCCATCCCCTGCAGGCAGAACGGTTATGAGTATAGATGCCGAAGATGTTCCGTTTTCATTTTTAGCTGCAAGGGAAACGGTATAATTTCCGGGACAGCAGAAGGTATGCTCAGGTTCCGAACAGCAGGATGTCTTGCCGTCCCCAAAGTACCACGTGGCGCAATCTGCGTTCTCGGAAATGTCAACAAATTTTATGACAAGAGGAACATGCCCTACTGTGGTGTTATAAATGAATTGAGCTGTAGGAAGTTTGGGACCGGATAGTTCGGAAGCATTGAGAACATATATAGTTACAGATGCCGAACCACTCCCGTTCTCGTTGCTGGCGGTAAGTGAAACAACATAATTTCCCTCGCTGGAATAAATGTGGTGAGGATTCGGATAACTTGAGGCACTACCGTCCCCGAAGTCCCACAGCATCGAGGTGGCATTTTCAGACAAATCTTTAAACCTGACAGAGAGAGGGGTATAGCCTTCTGTCACATCTGAAGTGAAACGTGCTATGGGCAGTACCGGAAGTGTCTGAACATACTTCATTAAAGGTACGTAATCCATACTTCCGGCTTCAGGATTGATGACATATGCAGCATCTCCGATCCCGTCTCCATTTTCATCCTTTCCTTTATAATCACTCCAGTAATTGCCTGTGCTCCCATTCCAGACATTGAACTTATTACCCCTGACATTTTTTGTGTTGTCAAAGTAATTATCGCGGATTATGTTATCCGAAGAAGCCAGCATTTTGATCCCGCAGTCCAGGTTCGAATATACCATATTGTTGCTCAACAGGTTATTGCCGGATTCGAACAGGTAAATTCCTGCTTCCTGATTTGAAATTTTGTTCCCGCTTATTACACAGTTATCAGCACTGTTAATGAAAATTCCACATCGGCCTTCAGTTATCGAAAAACCGCTTATATTTACATCGTTGGCAACAATTTCAAAAACGTAACTTCCGGCTGTTTCTCCCGCAATAAAGGTATCATCAGGATTTCCAGAGGCTGACTCAATAGTTAAATTTTCCTTGTTAACGTAGATACTTTCATTAAATTCTCCGGATTCTACAAGGATAGTATCCCCAGGAAATGCTTCATTTACCGCATTCTGGATAGATTCACCTGGCCAAACACGAAATTCGGACGCCATACCGGTTCCCGAGACTGAAATAAAAATAAAAATAAAAATTGCCAGTAAAAAACAGGTTCGTCCGAAAGTTTGTGTTTGTGCCATCTCTATCCTCATGAAGATCCAGGAATATTACTGAACAAGTTTTTATAAGGAACGGATATAAAATTGTTGGTTTAAAGAAATATTAGAAAAAAGAGATTTAAATTAACATTAATAAAAAATTAAAATGGATTAAAAAATCAAACGAGATGATAAATAGCAATACATACTACCTAAATAGATGAGTAAGTTTTCCTGACTACTTTTTTGTATGTACCTACTCTAATCATTTCTCTTTTTCCCATTATTTTTATGCATTTCATCTTACCTCAGCAGGAGACCCCTTCCTCGACAGTTCCGGCTTGCCGGAAATGGCAGGTGGGGGAGGAATGCGTCATCTGTACCATCTGAACTAATGTTGTACTCCTCGCACTCAGTCTCCTGCATTTTTTCTTCACGTTAACACTATCTGATATTTTGTTTCCAAACAGATCCGAAATAGCAAAGAATCCGGAAGATCTTTTGCCTTTAACAAACCCTATTCCTTTACTTGTTTTTACAAGATCAAATT is drawn from Methanosarcina lacustris Z-7289 and contains these coding sequences:
- a CDS encoding PKD domain-containing protein, which encodes MASEFRVWPGESIQNAVNEAFPGDTILVESGEFNESIYVNKENLTIESASGNPDDTFIAGETAGSYVFEIVANDVNISGFSITEGRCGIFINSADNCVISGNKISNQEAGIYLFESGNNLLSNNMVYSNLDCGIKMLASSDNIIRDNYFDNTKNVRGNKFNVWNGSTGNYWSDYKGKDENGDGIGDAAYVINPEAGSMDYVPLMKYVQTLPVLPIARFTSDVTEGYTPLSVRFKDLSENATSMLWDFGDGSASSYPNPHHIYSSEGNYVVSLTASNENGSGSASVTIYVLNASELSGPKLPTAQFIYNTTVGHVPLVIKFVDISENADCATWYFGDGKTSCCSEPEHTFCCPGNYTVSLAAKNENGTSSASILITVLPAGDGNVKATDSIGSSDGAENSVNTGSNSDKTDKYNTGNKKGSAEDPGDPEVIANAENSESKSNGKGEGTGSARIIHRDELEAIKNSVISTARSNILTETGLALEKEMLKVQKNVEAFVDNSLPGSVGDSLPEIETRIAPWIPSFLGLAGIVFMISVLKIGKRGRK